One part of the Prochlorococcus marinus str. MIT 9313 genome encodes these proteins:
- a CDS encoding amidohydrolase family protein, with amino-acid sequence MSQERKGCLEAWVPRGLLTREVDVLSARVTAEGLCPLRICWQDGRLCSFELIDADVLSPKRLLLPRLAEPHAHLDKAFTWLDFPNLHGTYGGAMVANFKERQSRTLIGVRQRAERSLKLALRHGLRAMRSHVDSLGPATDSSWEALLDLQRQWQEWMELQWVALVPIEHWSTREGDQLAGRVAEVGGLLGGVVVPPFDPGKTRDSLRQMLQLADRLGCGIDLHIDESQSHPAAGLKQLLLVLDRMSITVPITCSHASSMGLLPPGAVSRLADRMAHHRLNVVSLPLTNGWLLSKQPRRTPVERPLAPIHQLQLAGVTVAVGGDNVQDPWFPVGNFDPLALMAFSLPLAHLAPWQRLGLAPFTTAAARVMSLSWEGTLQPGSPANLLLLEAGSWAEALAVPPRREVIVDGNCLQDLDQ; translated from the coding sequence GTGAGCCAGGAGCGCAAGGGATGCCTAGAGGCTTGGGTGCCGCGTGGTTTGTTGACACGGGAAGTGGATGTCTTATCAGCACGGGTCACCGCTGAGGGTCTATGTCCTCTGCGCATTTGTTGGCAGGACGGGCGCCTTTGCTCTTTTGAGCTGATTGATGCTGATGTTTTATCGCCGAAGCGGCTGCTTTTGCCGAGGTTGGCAGAGCCCCATGCTCACCTCGACAAGGCATTCACCTGGCTTGATTTTCCCAACCTGCATGGCACCTATGGCGGTGCCATGGTTGCGAACTTTAAGGAGCGTCAAAGCCGCACTTTGATTGGGGTGAGGCAGCGTGCTGAGAGATCTCTCAAGCTTGCGTTGAGGCATGGCTTGAGAGCCATGCGCAGTCATGTCGACAGCCTTGGTCCAGCTACCGATAGCAGCTGGGAGGCTTTGCTGGATTTACAGCGTCAGTGGCAGGAGTGGATGGAGTTGCAATGGGTCGCTCTGGTGCCGATTGAGCACTGGAGCACCCGCGAAGGCGATCAGCTAGCGGGTCGGGTCGCAGAGGTAGGAGGTCTGCTGGGTGGTGTGGTTGTGCCCCCTTTTGATCCGGGGAAGACGCGAGATTCATTGCGGCAGATGCTGCAACTTGCCGATCGCTTGGGCTGTGGCATTGACCTTCACATTGATGAGTCGCAAAGCCATCCTGCGGCTGGCTTAAAGCAACTGCTTTTAGTGCTTGATCGCATGTCAATCACAGTGCCGATCACTTGTAGTCATGCCAGCAGCATGGGGTTGTTGCCGCCGGGAGCAGTGAGTCGTTTGGCTGATCGGATGGCGCATCATCGACTCAATGTGGTTTCTCTGCCGCTGACCAATGGCTGGTTGTTGTCAAAGCAACCTCGTCGCACTCCTGTGGAGCGACCTCTGGCACCCATCCATCAACTCCAGCTGGCAGGCGTAACGGTGGCTGTGGGAGGCGACAACGTTCAAGATCCCTGGTTCCCGGTTGGCAACTTTGACCCTTTGGCATTGATGGCTTTTTCGTTGCCTTTGGCTCATCTGGCACCTTGGCAGCGCTTAGGGCTTGCTCCTTTCACAACAGCGGCGGCCAGGGTGATGAGCCTATCTTGGGAGGGAACATTGCAGCCAGGCAGCCCAGCCAACCTGCTGCTTTTGGAGGCTGGCAGCTGGGCTGAGGCCCTAGCTGTTCCACCCCGCCGGGAGGTGATTGTTGATGGAAACTGTCTGCAAGACCTAGACCAATAA
- a CDS encoding FAD-binding oxidoreductase → MTSTRLLADCCAELTAVADLELIDAPVELKRFSRDAYDFSPVLREQLEGCCADVVVRPHTVAAVAVVAGACTRHGIPLTLRGAGTGNYGQCVPLQGGVVMLMGALSKVRHLDPDTGVVTVESGCLLRDLDQHLSRLGRQLRLLPSSWRSASVGGFVAGGSGGIGSVRWGFLRDPGHLLALEVVTAEDSPRQLQLDAAGSEALNHAYGSNGIITALSLATAPAVAWQEVMIDCEDWSEAVALALRCTRAAVDLHLCSLHERPIVDQLPHWCGASNGQHRLLLLVAPDGVSTLERLAEEAGAHCKVWGQEADRGGTGLRELTWNHTTMHMRAVDPDWTYLQMLLPQPELAAMKVLKQQWGDDLLWHLEAVRQQGVQRLAALPIVRWRGRQSLEQLMNDCRQLGAVVFNPHVITVEDGGLGVVDADQVAAKCRYDPKGVLNPGKLRGCL, encoded by the coding sequence ATGACCAGCACCAGACTCCTTGCCGATTGTTGTGCCGAGCTGACGGCCGTTGCTGATTTGGAGCTCATTGATGCGCCGGTTGAGTTGAAGCGCTTTTCAAGGGATGCCTATGACTTCTCTCCTGTATTGCGTGAGCAGCTGGAGGGCTGTTGCGCCGATGTTGTTGTCCGCCCCCACACGGTGGCGGCGGTGGCGGTTGTGGCTGGTGCTTGTACAAGGCATGGCATCCCCTTAACACTGAGAGGTGCAGGAACAGGGAACTACGGCCAGTGCGTTCCTCTCCAGGGGGGGGTGGTCATGCTGATGGGTGCACTTTCTAAGGTTCGGCATCTCGATCCCGACACGGGAGTGGTGACGGTCGAGTCGGGCTGTTTGCTGCGCGATCTAGATCAACATCTTTCTCGCCTTGGTCGGCAGCTGCGTCTGCTGCCATCCAGTTGGCGAAGTGCTTCGGTGGGTGGATTCGTGGCTGGCGGCTCGGGTGGGATTGGTTCGGTGCGTTGGGGCTTCTTGCGTGATCCGGGCCATCTGTTGGCCTTGGAGGTCGTGACTGCTGAGGATTCGCCCCGCCAGTTGCAGTTGGATGCGGCTGGATCAGAGGCCCTCAATCATGCTTATGGCAGCAATGGCATCATCACGGCCTTGAGCTTGGCAACTGCTCCGGCTGTCGCCTGGCAGGAAGTGATGATCGATTGTGAGGATTGGTCAGAGGCCGTGGCTCTTGCGCTCCGCTGTACTCGTGCAGCGGTTGATCTTCATCTCTGTAGCTTGCATGAGCGACCAATTGTCGATCAGCTACCACACTGGTGTGGTGCTTCTAATGGCCAGCATCGCCTGCTGCTACTCGTCGCTCCAGATGGTGTGAGCACCCTGGAGCGTCTGGCAGAAGAGGCAGGAGCTCATTGCAAGGTATGGGGACAAGAGGCTGATCGGGGTGGCACAGGGTTGCGTGAGCTCACCTGGAACCACACCACGATGCATATGCGTGCTGTGGATCCCGACTGGACTTACTTGCAGATGCTTTTGCCACAGCCTGAGTTAGCTGCCATGAAGGTTCTCAAGCAGCAATGGGGCGATGATCTTCTTTGGCATCTGGAGGCGGTGCGACAACAGGGTGTTCAACGCTTGGCGGCGTTACCCATCGTTCGCTGGCGCGGCCGACAGTCGTTGGAGCAGTTGATGAACGATTGCAGGCAGCTTGGGGCTGTTGTGTTCAACCCCCATGTGATCACTGTTGAAGATGGGGGGCTTGGGGTTGTTGATGCCGATCAGGTGGCGGCTAAGTGTCGTTATGACCCCAAGGGTGTGCTCAATCCAGGCAAGCTGAGGGGCTGCTTGTAG
- a CDS encoding pentapeptide repeat-containing protein, translated as MPSSLSQRQNLMKFLGWMLCLLIAIPAQALDTSSGVGLQDRALFQERLDYTLTNQNGKDFHAQDLSNSSFAGAVARAADFSNSNLHGAILTQGTFTQSNFSGADLSDALMDRVDFVDTDLRNCVLKGVIASGSSFAGAQIDGADFSDALLDLDDQRRLCLDADGINQITGIATFESLNC; from the coding sequence ATGCCGAGCTCGTTGTCGCAACGTCAAAACCTGATGAAATTTTTGGGCTGGATGCTTTGCCTGCTGATCGCTATCCCTGCGCAGGCTCTCGACACCAGTTCAGGGGTTGGGCTACAGGATCGGGCTCTATTCCAAGAACGACTGGACTACACCCTCACCAACCAAAACGGGAAAGACTTCCACGCACAAGACCTCTCCAACTCATCCTTCGCTGGTGCCGTTGCAAGAGCTGCCGACTTCAGCAACAGCAATCTGCATGGCGCGATCCTCACCCAAGGAACCTTTACCCAATCAAACTTCAGCGGCGCTGACCTCTCTGATGCACTGATGGATCGTGTCGACTTCGTCGATACGGATCTGCGCAATTGTGTCCTCAAAGGGGTGATTGCCTCAGGCAGCAGCTTCGCAGGAGCGCAGATTGATGGTGCCGACTTCAGCGATGCGCTACTCGATCTTGATGACCAGCGCCGCCTTTGCCTTGATGCGGACGGCATCAACCAGATCACCGGCATCGCAACCTTTGAGAGCTTGAATTGCTGA
- a CDS encoding bifunctional folylpolyglutamate synthase/dihydrofolate synthase, translating to MSKPTSPSKEDLSDLIPRFDQRGMDLDLERMQQALQAMGNPCASIPAIQVVGTNGKGSIASFIASSLKAAGIRVGLTTSPHLVSWCERISSDGEPISIVELRQRLTALQPLAQTHRLTPFELLIATAFDHFRSREVELLVLEVGLGGRLDATTAHPYRPIIAMANIGLDHCEHLGYSLKEITAEKSAVISPGAAVISARQQTEVASILEDKAKHQQARLQWVSPLPENWDLGLPGVLQRQNAAVAKGALESLAPLGWRLNQDVIRTGLAHAYWPARLQTVHWQSQPVLIDGAHNPPAAERLAHERQHWSNQEFGVCWVLGLQAHKQAPAMLRHLLKPSDLAWIVPVPEHCSWTQHQLAAHCPDLSSQLQSADNVEQVFSILLKQNRWPNPPPVVAGSLYLLGDLLAKQTIQAE from the coding sequence GTGTCCAAACCCACAAGTCCAAGCAAGGAAGATTTAAGCGATCTGATTCCTCGTTTTGATCAGCGGGGGATGGATCTTGATCTTGAGCGCATGCAACAAGCACTGCAGGCCATGGGAAACCCCTGTGCCTCTATTCCAGCCATTCAGGTCGTAGGGACCAATGGCAAAGGGTCTATCGCCAGCTTCATTGCCAGCAGCCTTAAGGCTGCTGGCATTCGCGTGGGGCTGACCACCTCTCCTCACCTCGTGAGCTGGTGTGAACGGATCAGCAGCGATGGTGAGCCGATCTCAATCGTTGAGCTACGCCAACGACTCACCGCCCTTCAACCCCTTGCCCAAACCCACCGACTCACCCCCTTCGAGCTGTTGATTGCCACGGCTTTTGATCACTTCAGATCCCGCGAGGTAGAGCTGCTTGTGCTTGAGGTAGGCCTCGGAGGACGCCTCGATGCCACCACAGCTCATCCATACAGACCAATCATTGCCATGGCCAACATCGGCCTCGACCACTGCGAACACCTTGGTTACAGCCTTAAAGAGATAACAGCAGAAAAAAGCGCCGTCATCAGTCCTGGGGCTGCTGTGATCAGTGCTCGTCAACAAACTGAAGTGGCAAGCATTCTTGAAGACAAGGCAAAACATCAACAGGCCCGCTTGCAATGGGTTTCACCCCTCCCAGAGAACTGGGACTTGGGACTGCCAGGAGTCTTGCAACGGCAGAACGCGGCGGTAGCCAAGGGTGCTCTTGAATCCCTGGCCCCACTTGGCTGGCGACTCAATCAAGACGTCATTCGCACAGGGCTGGCCCACGCCTACTGGCCTGCACGACTGCAGACCGTTCACTGGCAAAGCCAGCCAGTGCTAATTGATGGTGCCCATAACCCACCAGCAGCCGAACGGTTGGCCCACGAGCGGCAGCACTGGAGCAATCAAGAGTTTGGGGTTTGCTGGGTGCTTGGTCTACAGGCCCACAAGCAAGCACCAGCCATGCTTCGCCATTTACTCAAGCCAAGCGATCTGGCTTGGATCGTGCCGGTGCCGGAACACTGCAGCTGGACGCAGCACCAACTCGCAGCACACTGCCCCGACCTATCAAGCCAACTCCAATCTGCTGACAATGTTGAACAGGTCTTCTCCATCCTGCTCAAACAGAATCGATGGCCAAATCCACCTCCAGTTGTAGCTGGTTCCCTCTATTTATTAGGTGATCTTCTCGCAAAGCAAACCATCCAGGCAGAGTGA
- a CDS encoding aspartate aminotransferase family protein: MGTYKRFPVTLLRGKGCWVWDDHGHQYLDAVAGIATCALGHSDRALRRSLGQQLKQLQHVSNLYRIPEQEALAHWLVENSCADSVFFCNSGAEANEAAIKLARKHGHRRRGIDRPIILTANSSFHGRTLAAISATGQPNFHKGFEPMVEGFEFFPFNNLQAFEQQLNRLEAQGPSVAAVLIEPLQGEGGVNPGEAGFFRRLRELCSQHQILLIFDEVQVGMGRCGNWWGYQQLGIEPDAFTLAKGLGGGHAIGALLVKQHADLFEPGDHASTFGGNPFACKAALTVAKEIERRGLIAKVQQRGAQLREGLTDLVQRFPRQLKGVRGWGLLQGLVLQDESTFTAPNVAQAALEEKLLVIAAGPKVVRMVPPLIIKPSEIRQLLQRLEATLAHFR, translated from the coding sequence ATGGGCACCTACAAACGTTTTCCCGTCACTCTGTTACGCGGGAAAGGATGCTGGGTATGGGATGACCATGGTCATCAATACCTTGACGCGGTTGCCGGTATCGCGACCTGCGCCCTCGGTCACAGTGACCGGGCCCTGCGTCGCTCTCTTGGCCAGCAGCTGAAACAACTTCAGCATGTTTCTAATCTGTATCGGATTCCTGAACAAGAGGCTCTTGCCCATTGGTTAGTAGAAAACAGCTGTGCAGACAGCGTGTTCTTCTGCAATTCCGGTGCAGAAGCCAACGAAGCCGCCATCAAGCTGGCTCGCAAACACGGTCATCGCCGTCGCGGCATTGATCGGCCAATCATTCTCACCGCTAATTCCAGTTTCCACGGCCGCACACTTGCTGCGATAAGTGCCACAGGTCAGCCCAACTTCCACAAAGGTTTCGAACCCATGGTTGAGGGATTTGAATTTTTCCCGTTCAATAACCTCCAAGCCTTCGAGCAGCAGCTAAATCGCCTCGAAGCTCAGGGGCCCTCTGTTGCCGCCGTGCTAATCGAACCACTACAAGGTGAGGGTGGCGTCAATCCAGGCGAAGCAGGCTTCTTCAGGCGCCTTAGAGAACTCTGTAGCCAGCATCAGATCCTGCTGATCTTTGATGAAGTTCAGGTCGGGATGGGCCGTTGTGGCAACTGGTGGGGGTATCAGCAGCTTGGGATCGAACCAGATGCCTTCACCTTGGCCAAAGGACTCGGGGGAGGCCATGCCATCGGAGCGTTACTTGTTAAACAGCACGCTGATCTTTTCGAACCAGGTGACCACGCCAGTACTTTTGGCGGCAATCCCTTTGCTTGCAAGGCAGCTCTCACAGTTGCCAAGGAGATCGAACGACGGGGTTTGATCGCAAAGGTCCAGCAACGAGGCGCACAGCTGCGCGAAGGCCTCACTGACCTGGTGCAACGTTTCCCGAGGCAACTCAAAGGGGTACGAGGCTGGGGGCTACTGCAAGGATTGGTGCTCCAAGACGAGAGCACATTCACAGCACCAAATGTCGCCCAGGCCGCCCTTGAAGAAAAGCTACTGGTGATAGCAGCAGGTCCAAAGGTTGTGCGCATGGTGCCGCCGCTGATCATCAAACCAAGCGAAATCCGCCAACTGCTCCAACGTCTGGAGGCCACCCTGGCGCACTTCCGCTAA
- the murA gene encoding UDP-N-acetylglucosamine 1-carboxyvinyltransferase has product MPAAVSISQEILKPHLEIQGGHTLSRELKVSGAKNSALVLMTSALLSEGPLELHNVPQLTDIQGMADILASLGVRVKRSQETVWLQADGLHHAEPPYDLVNGLRASFFCIGPLLGRLGHAKVPLPGGCRIGARPVVEHIRGLKALGAMVKVEHGVVTASVPGTSRRLKGAAIVLDCPSVGATETILMAAVLAEGTSTIENAAQEPEVQDLAKMLNAMGARVSGAGGPIITIEGVERLHGCNYSVIPDRIEAGTFLIAAAITRSIVRVSPVIPEHLNAVLQKLRDCGCTLEIDKQGITLIPGDLHGVDIITQPFPGFPTDLQAPFMALLTTAKGTSVVTEKIYENRMQHVAELQRMGASIRLQGNTAVVEGIPQLSAAPVSGNDLRAAAALVLAGLAAHGISQVDGLNHLDRGYDEIETKLNASGAHILRHQPSG; this is encoded by the coding sequence ATGCCCGCAGCGGTATCCATATCTCAAGAGATTCTCAAGCCGCATCTGGAGATTCAAGGCGGACATACTCTTTCCAGAGAGCTGAAAGTCAGCGGAGCTAAGAATTCTGCCCTCGTGCTCATGACCTCAGCCCTTCTCAGCGAAGGCCCCCTTGAGCTGCACAATGTCCCCCAGCTCACAGATATCCAGGGAATGGCAGACATCCTCGCCTCCTTGGGGGTACGAGTAAAACGGAGTCAGGAGACCGTTTGGCTGCAGGCTGATGGCCTTCATCACGCCGAACCTCCCTACGATCTAGTCAATGGCCTTAGAGCTAGCTTTTTCTGCATTGGCCCACTGCTAGGACGACTCGGTCACGCCAAAGTCCCCCTGCCGGGTGGTTGCCGCATCGGAGCCCGGCCTGTTGTTGAGCACATCAGAGGGCTTAAAGCTCTTGGTGCCATGGTGAAAGTTGAGCATGGCGTTGTCACAGCTTCAGTGCCAGGAACGTCACGGCGACTTAAAGGTGCTGCAATCGTGCTCGACTGCCCAAGTGTCGGTGCAACCGAGACCATTCTCATGGCAGCTGTGTTGGCGGAAGGCACTAGCACCATCGAAAACGCTGCCCAGGAGCCTGAGGTTCAAGACCTGGCCAAAATGCTCAATGCCATGGGTGCTCGTGTAAGCGGTGCTGGTGGTCCAATCATCACCATCGAAGGCGTTGAACGTTTACACGGCTGCAACTATTCGGTAATCCCTGATCGCATTGAAGCAGGGACCTTCCTGATAGCAGCGGCAATCACCCGCTCGATTGTTCGAGTGTCTCCAGTCATCCCTGAGCATCTCAATGCCGTGCTCCAGAAACTGAGAGATTGCGGCTGCACCCTTGAGATTGACAAGCAAGGAATCACTCTTATCCCGGGGGATCTTCATGGTGTTGACATCATCACCCAACCTTTCCCAGGCTTCCCAACGGACTTGCAGGCCCCCTTTATGGCCCTATTAACCACAGCCAAAGGCACAAGCGTGGTGACAGAAAAGATCTACGAAAACCGCATGCAACATGTCGCTGAGCTGCAAAGAATGGGCGCTTCGATTCGTCTTCAAGGAAACACGGCTGTGGTCGAAGGCATCCCCCAGCTAAGTGCTGCACCAGTTAGTGGTAACGACTTAAGAGCCGCAGCGGCGCTCGTGTTAGCAGGCCTTGCCGCACACGGCATCAGTCAAGTTGATGGCCTCAACCACCTCGATCGCGGTTATGACGAGATTGAAACCAAATTGAATGCATCTGGAGCCCATATCCTTCGGCATCAGCCCTCAGGATGA
- a CDS encoding TrmH family RNA methyltransferase, producing MISSRRNPLVRRLKFLASSEGRQEQALLLLEGTHLLQEVLRTTHRPKEIVATNFWLERHGDLVQALPAETLIHQVTPSVLEASLTTVSPDGVASLVPLDSLPQAVNQAKFVLALDRLQDPGNLGTLLRTALAAEVEAVWLASGADPLSPKVLRASAGAILQLPYQRFGSSGQEAVEQLAEQLEWAASHGLQVVATMVPGSSAAHSCLPYWQLDWRKPTVLVLGNEGSGLHPRLQACCTDCVTLPHSAAVESLNVAAVAVPLLLERRRATMTFSTQ from the coding sequence TTGATTTCAAGTCGCCGCAATCCTCTGGTGCGGAGATTGAAATTCCTCGCTAGCAGCGAAGGTCGTCAAGAGCAGGCTTTGTTGCTGCTTGAGGGAACCCACCTGCTTCAGGAAGTGTTGCGAACCACACACCGTCCTAAAGAGATTGTGGCGACCAACTTTTGGCTGGAGCGTCATGGGGATCTTGTGCAGGCTTTGCCTGCAGAAACCTTGATTCATCAGGTCACCCCAAGTGTTTTGGAGGCTTCGTTGACGACAGTCAGCCCAGATGGTGTCGCCAGCCTTGTGCCCCTTGACTCTCTTCCGCAGGCTGTTAATCAAGCCAAGTTTGTGTTGGCTTTGGATCGGCTGCAGGATCCTGGCAACCTTGGCACCTTGCTGCGAACAGCCTTGGCGGCAGAGGTGGAGGCGGTTTGGCTTGCGTCCGGGGCGGATCCCCTTAGCCCAAAAGTGTTGAGGGCTTCGGCGGGGGCCATCCTGCAGTTGCCCTATCAGCGCTTCGGGTCATCAGGGCAGGAGGCCGTGGAGCAGTTGGCTGAGCAGCTTGAATGGGCTGCTAGTCACGGTTTACAGGTCGTGGCCACCATGGTGCCGGGCTCTTCTGCAGCCCATTCTTGTTTGCCTTATTGGCAGCTGGACTGGAGAAAACCGACTGTGTTGGTGCTGGGCAATGAGGGATCCGGCCTGCATCCGCGTCTGCAGGCGTGTTGTACTGATTGCGTGACCTTGCCGCATAGCGCAGCAGTTGAGTCGCTCAATGTGGCGGCGGTGGCGGTGCCACTACTGCTTGAGCGGCGACGAGCCACAATGACCTTCTCCACGCAGTAG
- the lpdA gene encoding dihydrolipoyl dehydrogenase: protein MSEASFDFDVIVIGAGYGGFDAAKHAADDGLKVAIVESGEMGGTCVNRGCVPSKALLAASGRVRELADAEHLSGFGIHAAPVRFERQKIADHANQLVATIRSNLTKTLQRAGVTILRGHGRLEGSQRIGLREKSGVDRLLTARDVILATGSDPFVPPGIETDGRTVFTSDEAVNLEWLPRWIAIIGSGYIGLEFADVYTALGCEVTMIEALDRVMPTFDPDITKMAARHLIEGRDIDARAGVLASKVIPGCPVRIELAEMKSRELVDSLEVDAVLVATGRVPSSKGLNLESVGVETNRGFVPIDDSMRVLVNGKPLPHLWAVGDVTGKLMLAHTAAAQGTLAVDNIQGHSRTIDYRSIPAATFTHPEISSVGLSEADAKDLAAKDGFELGSVRSYFKANSKALAELESDGLMKLLFRKDNGEVLGAHIYGLHAADLIQEVANAVARRQSVAQLATEVHTHPTLSEVVEVAYKQAAKQLAKAVVASASAS from the coding sequence GTGAGCGAAGCCAGTTTCGACTTCGATGTGATCGTGATCGGTGCGGGTTACGGCGGTTTTGATGCCGCCAAGCATGCCGCTGATGATGGCCTCAAGGTGGCGATTGTGGAATCAGGTGAGATGGGCGGCACTTGCGTGAATCGAGGCTGTGTGCCCTCTAAGGCATTGCTTGCTGCTAGTGGAAGGGTGCGTGAGCTGGCTGATGCTGAACACCTATCTGGTTTCGGGATCCATGCTGCACCGGTGCGTTTTGAACGCCAGAAGATTGCTGACCATGCCAACCAGTTGGTGGCCACGATTCGTAGCAACCTCACCAAAACGCTGCAGCGGGCTGGTGTCACGATCCTGCGTGGCCATGGACGATTGGAGGGAAGCCAGCGAATTGGCTTGAGAGAGAAAAGTGGAGTGGATCGGCTGCTCACTGCCAGGGATGTGATCCTTGCCACAGGCTCTGATCCATTTGTGCCCCCTGGGATTGAAACCGATGGACGCACGGTTTTTACCAGTGATGAAGCCGTGAATTTGGAATGGCTGCCGCGTTGGATTGCAATTATCGGCAGTGGTTATATCGGCCTTGAATTTGCCGATGTTTATACGGCTCTCGGCTGTGAAGTCACGATGATTGAGGCGTTGGATCGGGTCATGCCAACCTTTGACCCCGACATCACCAAGATGGCAGCTCGGCATTTGATTGAAGGACGTGACATCGATGCACGTGCTGGTGTGCTGGCTAGCAAGGTGATCCCTGGCTGCCCGGTAAGGATCGAACTGGCGGAGATGAAAAGCCGTGAGCTGGTGGATAGCTTGGAGGTGGATGCGGTGCTCGTCGCTACTGGTCGGGTGCCAAGTAGCAAGGGGCTCAATCTTGAGTCGGTTGGTGTGGAGACCAATCGTGGCTTTGTGCCGATTGACGACAGCATGCGGGTATTGGTCAACGGAAAGCCGCTGCCTCATCTTTGGGCCGTCGGTGATGTCACTGGCAAGCTGATGTTGGCCCATACAGCCGCAGCACAGGGCACGCTGGCTGTTGACAACATTCAGGGACACTCCCGCACGATTGATTACCGCAGTATTCCAGCCGCAACCTTCACTCATCCGGAGATCAGTTCAGTGGGGTTGAGTGAAGCTGATGCCAAAGATCTTGCCGCCAAGGATGGGTTTGAGTTGGGGAGTGTGCGCAGCTATTTCAAGGCCAATTCCAAAGCACTAGCAGAGCTGGAGAGTGATGGATTGATGAAGTTGTTGTTCCGCAAAGACAATGGTGAAGTTCTTGGTGCTCATATCTATGGATTGCACGCCGCCGATTTGATCCAGGAGGTAGCCAATGCGGTGGCACGACGTCAGAGCGTTGCTCAATTGGCCACTGAAGTGCATACCCATCCCACCCTGAGTGAAGTGGTGGAAGTGGCCTATAAACAGGCGGCCAAACAGCTGGCTAAGGCGGTTGTTGCATCGGCCAGTGCTTCCTAG
- the trpC gene encoding indole-3-glycerol phosphate synthase TrpC, which translates to MEIRRRPPNPSVKVAHLQYAIPHADAEPRHILEKIVWEKDREVETARQRVPLETLKSQIADLPIPRDFIAALRQASRAPAVIAEVKKASPSQGVIRADFDPVLIANAYAEGGASCLSVLTDKSFFQGGFEVLVEVRQTVGLPLLCKDFILTPYQLYQARAAGADAALLIVAILSDQDLTYLSKVANSLGLNVLVEVHDAEELERVLNLGGFPLIGINNRDLTTFETDLETTETLSQQFATRLQQQGVLLVSESGLFNRADLDRVQAVGAEAVLVGEALMRQSDVCAGLQQLMIGDEGTSNS; encoded by the coding sequence ATGGAGATCCGCAGACGTCCGCCCAATCCAAGTGTCAAGGTGGCGCATTTGCAGTACGCCATTCCTCACGCCGATGCTGAGCCGCGCCACATTCTTGAGAAGATTGTTTGGGAGAAGGACCGTGAAGTTGAGACGGCAAGACAGCGTGTACCCCTAGAGACGCTTAAATCTCAGATCGCAGACTTGCCCATCCCTCGAGATTTCATTGCAGCCTTGCGTCAGGCTTCGCGAGCTCCGGCAGTGATTGCTGAAGTGAAGAAGGCCAGCCCAAGTCAAGGTGTGATCCGTGCGGACTTTGACCCTGTTTTGATCGCCAATGCCTATGCGGAAGGTGGTGCTAGTTGCTTGTCTGTGCTGACCGATAAGAGCTTCTTCCAGGGTGGATTTGAGGTGCTTGTTGAGGTGCGGCAGACGGTTGGGCTACCACTGCTATGTAAGGACTTCATCCTGACGCCATATCAGCTTTATCAGGCGCGTGCTGCAGGTGCAGATGCTGCCTTGTTGATTGTGGCGATCCTCTCTGATCAGGACCTGACGTATTTGAGCAAGGTGGCCAACAGTCTTGGACTCAATGTCTTAGTGGAAGTGCATGATGCTGAGGAACTTGAACGGGTTCTCAACCTTGGTGGTTTCCCACTGATTGGTATCAATAATCGTGATCTCACCACCTTTGAGACAGACCTTGAAACCACTGAAACACTGAGCCAGCAATTCGCTACTCGATTGCAGCAGCAGGGTGTCTTGTTGGTGAGTGAATCGGGCTTGTTTAACCGCGCTGATTTGGACAGGGTTCAGGCAGTAGGCGCTGAAGCTGTGTTGGTAGGAGAAGCCCTGATGCGTCAGTCGGATGTTTGTGCTGGCTTACAGCAGCTGATGATTGGAGACGAAGGAACGAGCAACAGCTGA